One Xyrauchen texanus isolate HMW12.3.18 chromosome 44, RBS_HiC_50CHRs, whole genome shotgun sequence DNA segment encodes these proteins:
- the LOC127637055 gene encoding insulin gene enhancer protein isl-1-like: MEDPLKRNKLSSYCVGCGHQILDRFILRVFPDLEWHAECLKCAECQQYLDESCTCFIRDGKIFCKEHYSRLCTIKCAKCLKAFNRNEYAMQTRMNVYHAQCFLCESCNRQLLPGDEYVLQDSQLFCTDHQKLSNKLMSTSNNPHLKTQDPVYESEDIKSASRLSPPWSSKQRSERATRVRTVLNESQLRMLQTCYSANPRPDALVKEQLVEMTGLSHRVIRVWFQNKRCKDKKRSLIMRHTQKLFEGCLDISEEPLLPESQDSDMFISSPWKLLT; encoded by the exons AAAA GAAATAAGCTGTCTTCATACTGCGTGGGATGTGGGCATCAGATCCTGGATCGCTTCATCTTGCGGGTTTTTCCTGATCTGGAGTGGCACGCGGAGTGTCTGAAGTGCGCAGAGTGCCAGCAGTATCTGGACGAGTCCTGCACGTGCTTCATCAGAGATGGAAAAATCTTCTGTAAAGAACATTACAGTAG ATTATGCACTATTAAATGTGCAAAATGCCTCAAAGCCTTCAACAGAAACGAGTATGCCATGCAAACACGAATGAATGTTTATCATGCGCAGTGTTTTCTATGCGAGAGCTGCAATCGTCAATTACTCCCTGGAGATGAGTATGTTCTGCAGGACAGCCAACTGTTCTGTACAGACCATCAGAAGCTCTCCAACAAATTAATGAGTACTTCAAATAACCCACATCTCAAAACTCAGGACCCTGTTTATGAGTCAG AAGACATCAAATCTGCATCACGGTTAAGTCCTCCCTGGTCTTCAAAGCAGAGGTCAGAAAGGGCTACCCGCGTGAGGACGGTTCTCAACGAGTCCCAGCTCCGCATGCTACAGACCTGTTACAGTGCTAATCCTAGACCCGATGCCCTCGTGAAAGAACAGCTGGTGGAAATGACGGGCCTCAGCCACCGGGTCATTCGAGTCTGGTTCCAGAACAAGCGGTGTAAAGATAAGAAAAGGAGTCTAATCATGAGACACACACAGAAGCTGTTTGAGGGCTGCCTG GACATTTCTGAGGAGCCTCTTCTTCCAGAGAGTCAGGACAGTGACATGTTCATAAGCTCACCATGGAAACTACTCACCTAA